In a genomic window of Lentisphaerota bacterium:
- a CDS encoding PAS domain-containing protein, with translation MSRATKIDAFHTAATSILESISDGVFTVDSDWRITSFNRAAVAITGIRRRDAIGKPCSDVFRASMCEADCPLRQTVKTGKPIINKAAFIVNADGRRLPISVSTAILRDACGRLTGGAETFRDLSLEEELRKELEGRCQMGDLVSRCALLRRICDLLPQIAPSDATVLIHGDTVTGKELLARAIHTLSLRKNKPFVPINCGALPDTLLESEIFGYVKGAFTGAVHDKPGRFALAEGGTVFLDEIGDISPAMQVRLLRVLQERTYEPLGGTETRHANVRMIAATHRDLPALIRKDLFREDLYYRLNVVKLELPPLRKRKEDIPILVDHFVARFNRRQGKAVVGVTPEVMALLVAHDYPGNVRELENIIERAFVLCGAGKIERHHLPSELTGQRPAPLVPTGDTIAAQTRAAEAHAIRAALAQHDFNRLATARALGLHKSTLFRKMRALNIDHPARDGRSRAAAK, from the coding sequence ATGAGCAGGGCAACGAAGATCGATGCGTTTCACACTGCGGCCACAAGCATTCTGGAAAGCATTTCGGACGGCGTCTTCACGGTGGACTCCGACTGGCGAATCACATCGTTCAACCGCGCCGCTGTGGCCATTACCGGTATTCGGCGGCGCGACGCCATTGGGAAGCCCTGTTCAGACGTGTTTCGTGCGAGCATGTGCGAGGCGGATTGCCCCCTCCGCCAAACGGTTAAAACCGGCAAGCCCATCATCAATAAGGCTGCTTTTATTGTCAATGCCGACGGCCGCAGACTTCCCATCTCCGTTTCAACGGCCATATTGCGCGACGCATGCGGTAGGCTCACCGGAGGCGCGGAAACCTTTCGCGACCTCAGCCTGGAGGAGGAACTGCGCAAAGAACTGGAGGGGCGTTGCCAGATGGGTGATCTGGTCAGCCGTTGCGCCCTATTGCGCCGGATCTGCGACCTCCTCCCGCAGATCGCCCCCAGCGATGCGACCGTGCTGATCCACGGCGACACCGTCACAGGCAAGGAACTTTTGGCGCGCGCCATCCACACCCTCAGCCTGCGCAAGAACAAGCCCTTCGTTCCGATCAACTGCGGTGCCTTGCCCGACACCTTGCTCGAATCCGAGATCTTTGGTTACGTCAAGGGCGCGTTCACGGGAGCTGTGCACGACAAGCCCGGTCGCTTCGCGCTGGCCGAGGGCGGCACCGTGTTTCTGGATGAGATCGGCGACATCAGCCCGGCGATGCAGGTGCGCCTGCTGCGCGTGCTCCAGGAACGAACCTATGAGCCCCTCGGCGGCACCGAAACGCGGCACGCGAATGTGCGCATGATTGCTGCCACGCATCGCGATCTGCCTGCACTGATCCGCAAAGATCTGTTCCGCGAAGACCTCTATTACCGATTGAATGTCGTCAAATTGGAGCTGCCCCCGCTTCGCAAGCGCAAGGAGGACATCCCCATCCTCGTCGATCACTTCGTCGCCCGTTTTAATCGACGGCAGGGCAAAGCGGTGGTTGGTGTCACCCCAGAGGTGATGGCGCTGCTCGTGGCGCACGACTATCCCGGCAATGTGCGCGAGCTGGAGAACATCATCGAGCGAGCGTTCGTCTTGTGCGGGGCTGGAAAGATCGAACGCCATCACCTTCCGTCCGAACTCACCGGTCAACGACCGGCACCCCTTGTCCCGACGGGCGACACGATCGCTGCGCAGACGCGTGCCGCCGAAGCACATGCCATCCGCGCAGCGCTGGCGCAACACGACTTCAACCGCCTCGCCACCGCCCGCGCCCTTGGCCTCCACAAGAGCACGCTTTTCCGAAAAATGCGCGCCCTGAATATCGACCATCCCGCGCGAGATGGCCGATCCCGCGCTGCGGCCAAGTAG
- the recN gene encoding DNA repair protein RecN, which translates to MTQASGESHAHHLWNGKPARFRQAAANTGWPVMLNLLRVHNLAIVEEASVLPGAGLNIITGETGAGKSILMGALDLVLGGRADKSLVRSGAAEAQVEAAFALAAPAAVDAVLAESGLPPCEDGQLIIRRTIAAAGAGRCLLNDAAVTVQTIRRVGALLVDIHGPNDHQSLLDPAFQLDLLDSFGRCLPARTAYDEAWRTVAALERRRADLLGGGADTASEMDRLQFVIDELASARLTPADDTDLIREHAEAANAEAILQSGNALLAGLTDGEGSAFDTLAALQHRLLELGRMLPDAEGWRAELQSAATQVQELGRTIAGRLQRIDADPGRLQQLEERMALVQKLRRKYGASVREMLDTLQKSRDRLDDLAARDERLAGLDAEIAAALAGRATRAAVLSQARAAASAGLARAITRELRDLGFLRAGFGVDVTPVSPRPDGADAVSFAFAPNPGEPMRALRDIASSGEIARVMLAVKTVLARHDRIPVLVFDEIDANIGGEVGHAVGRKLRTVAASHQVLCITHLPQVAVFGDVHFVVSKAVQRNRTLTRISPVTDEARAEEIARMLGGKNLTSVTLEHARKLLETTA; encoded by the coding sequence ATGACACAAGCCTCCGGGGAATCGCATGCACATCACTTATGGAATGGAAAGCCTGCACGCTTCCGACAGGCGGCGGCGAATACCGGGTGGCCTGTCATGTTGAACCTCCTTCGCGTCCACAATCTCGCGATCGTCGAGGAGGCCTCGGTTCTCCCCGGGGCCGGTCTCAACATCATCACCGGAGAGACCGGCGCTGGCAAATCCATCCTGATGGGCGCGCTCGATCTCGTGCTGGGCGGGCGCGCGGACAAGTCGCTGGTGCGCAGCGGCGCCGCCGAAGCCCAAGTCGAGGCGGCCTTCGCCTTGGCCGCCCCCGCCGCCGTGGATGCCGTGCTCGCCGAGTCCGGCCTGCCCCCCTGCGAGGACGGACAATTGATCATTCGCCGCACGATCGCCGCCGCAGGCGCGGGCCGATGCCTGCTCAACGATGCCGCAGTCACCGTCCAGACGATCCGGCGTGTCGGTGCCCTGCTGGTGGACATCCACGGCCCGAATGACCACCAGTCGCTGCTCGATCCCGCCTTCCAACTCGACCTGCTCGACAGCTTTGGCCGCTGTCTACCCGCCCGAACGGCCTATGACGAGGCCTGGCGCACCGTCGCAGCGCTCGAACGCCGCCGCGCCGATCTGCTGGGCGGCGGCGCCGATACCGCCAGCGAAATGGACCGGCTTCAGTTTGTCATTGATGAACTGGCCAGCGCCCGCCTGACCCCGGCGGACGACACCGACCTTATCCGCGAACACGCTGAAGCGGCCAATGCCGAGGCGATCCTGCAATCCGGAAACGCCCTCCTCGCCGGGCTGACCGATGGCGAGGGATCGGCCTTCGACACCCTCGCGGCCTTGCAGCACCGCCTGCTCGAATTGGGCCGCATGCTACCCGATGCCGAGGGCTGGCGCGCCGAATTGCAGTCCGCCGCCACCCAGGTGCAGGAACTCGGCCGCACGATTGCCGGACGCCTGCAACGGATTGACGCCGATCCGGGCCGCCTGCAGCAACTGGAGGAGCGGATGGCGCTGGTGCAGAAGCTCAGGCGCAAATACGGCGCCTCGGTGCGGGAGATGCTCGACACCCTGCAGAAGAGCCGGGATCGGCTCGACGATCTCGCCGCGCGGGACGAGCGGCTTGCGGGCCTGGATGCGGAGATCGCCGCCGCCCTGGCCGGGCGCGCCACCCGCGCCGCCGTGCTGTCCCAGGCCCGCGCCGCAGCCTCGGCCGGTCTCGCCCGGGCGATCACACGGGAACTGCGCGACCTTGGCTTCCTCCGAGCCGGATTTGGCGTCGACGTCACCCCGGTGTCCCCGCGTCCCGACGGCGCCGACGCCGTCTCCTTCGCTTTTGCGCCCAACCCTGGCGAACCTATGCGCGCCTTGCGCGACATCGCATCGAGCGGCGAGATCGCACGCGTCATGCTCGCCGTCAAGACGGTGCTGGCCCGGCACGACCGCATCCCCGTGCTGGTGTTTGACGAGATCGACGCCAACATCGGGGGCGAAGTGGGGCATGCCGTGGGCCGCAAGCTGCGCACCGTTGCCGCCTCCCATCAGGTGCTGTGCATCACCCACCTGCCGCAGGTCGCGGTCTTCGGCGATGTCCATTTCGTGGTGAGCAAGGCGGTGCAGAGGAATCGCACGCTCACCCGCATCTCACCGGTGACCGACGAGGCGCGCGCCGAGGAGATTGCCCGCATGCTGGGCGGCAAGAACCTGACCTCCGTGACCCTCGAGCACGCCCGCAAGCTGCTGGAAACGACGGCGTGA
- a CDS encoding endonuclease translates to MRFFLYNIRYGTGRRKNRAWMDLLRKTVNHLPRITELIRRHNPDVIGLVEVDTGSFRSRGVNQAEAIAEDLGSYFHRCEVKYSKGGLFERLPVFNKQANAILTRGEIHRERFHYLNYGFKRLVIELEMEKINLFLVHLSLRFGTRQRQLADLHDLVMASAKPCVVMGDFNALSGSKEMKLFLAATGLTSVNPSHRPTYPSWRPARELDFICTTADITPVRFEILDSALSDHLPILCDLRIPGEA, encoded by the coding sequence ATGCGTTTCTTCCTCTACAACATCCGTTATGGAACCGGGCGTCGCAAAAACCGCGCCTGGATGGATCTGTTGCGTAAAACCGTCAATCATCTGCCGCGGATCACCGAGCTGATCCGCAGGCACAATCCCGACGTCATCGGCCTGGTCGAGGTGGACACCGGCTCGTTCCGCAGCCGGGGCGTCAACCAAGCCGAGGCGATCGCCGAGGATCTGGGCAGCTATTTTCACCGCTGTGAGGTAAAATACTCCAAGGGCGGGCTGTTTGAACGCCTGCCCGTCTTTAACAAGCAGGCCAACGCCATTCTCACGCGTGGCGAGATTCACCGGGAGCGGTTCCACTATCTGAACTACGGATTCAAGCGCCTGGTCATCGAGCTGGAAATGGAGAAAATTAACCTGTTTCTCGTCCACCTGTCGCTCCGCTTTGGCACCCGCCAGCGGCAGCTCGCCGACCTGCACGATCTCGTCATGGCGTCGGCCAAGCCGTGCGTCGTGATGGGCGACTTCAACGCCCTGTCGGGTTCCAAAGAAATGAAGCTCTTCCTCGCCGCCACCGGCCTGACATCGGTCAATCCAAGCCACCGGCCGACCTATCCGAGTTGGCGGCCCGCCCGCGAGCTGGACTTCATCTGCACCACGGCCGACATTACACCCGTCCGTTTCGAGATTCTCGACTCGGCCCTCTCCGACCACCTGCCGATCCTCTGCGACCTGCGCATCCCCGGCGAGGCGTGA
- a CDS encoding redox-sensing transcriptional repressor Rex, protein MRMRNLRRCGKVNAPSGGRISPRVGADAEHHASQISRNACMGGTRKSEIGDRRVKRLPLYLRLLREMRARGEVFASSATLARILEVDPIVVRKDLAGAGVCGTPRLGFPIDPLITGIERYVGWSDDTATVLAGVGRLGTALLGYTGFREHGLQIVAAFDLAAWRVGRRVSGVPVYATDKLTEVVRRLNVRIGILTVPQEVAQPVADAMIAGGIRGIWNFTTVQLVVPAEVIIKREDLAASLAVLSHRLHVK, encoded by the coding sequence ATGCGGATGCGGAATCTCCGAAGGTGTGGTAAAGTGAATGCGCCCTCGGGTGGGCGGATATCCCCACGTGTTGGGGCGGACGCGGAACACCACGCCTCGCAAATAAGCCGGAATGCGTGTATGGGTGGAACGAGAAAGAGTGAAATCGGCGATCGCAGGGTCAAGCGGTTGCCGCTTTATTTGCGGCTCTTGCGGGAGATGCGCGCGCGGGGTGAGGTTTTCGCGTCGAGCGCGACACTGGCCAGGATACTGGAGGTCGACCCGATCGTCGTGCGCAAGGACCTGGCCGGGGCGGGTGTCTGCGGCACCCCACGCCTGGGGTTTCCCATCGATCCGTTGATCACGGGGATCGAGCGGTATGTCGGTTGGAGCGATGACACGGCGACGGTTTTGGCGGGTGTCGGCCGATTGGGAACAGCGTTGCTCGGTTACACCGGATTTCGCGAACACGGCCTGCAGATCGTCGCGGCGTTTGACCTGGCCGCGTGGCGGGTGGGACGGCGGGTGTCGGGCGTACCGGTCTATGCGACCGATAAACTGACCGAAGTCGTCAGGCGGCTGAACGTCCGCATCGGGATTCTGACGGTTCCCCAGGAGGTGGCTCAGCCGGTCGCGGATGCGATGATCGCCGGCGGGATCAGGGGCATATGGAATTTTACGACGGTGCAGCTGGTCGTTCCCGCCGAGGTGATCATCAAGCGCGAGGATTTGGCTGCAAGCCTGGCGGTGCTTTCGCACCGACTCCATGTGAAATAA
- a CDS encoding nucleoside-diphosphate kinase, which yields MACVAAGKQGSSAGYSGTQPRNGMDMAKELAFVLINPYSIRKSRTGGIIARYLVQTDLKLVGARMFGASRELAGTLADYLETYDADDPDKCKLLAGYVRSNYTPDSVLGRSHRSMMLLFEGENAVAKIYEITGSLRQTWGTGLTVRDTFGDFVCDEQTGKMLYFEPSVIVGPNVRVTGELLKIWCRQFESEAGIVRGASDVPEGPDVHRTLVLIKPENFRQPSLRAGNIMSLLSRAGLRIVAVKKFAMSVAQAEKFYEPVRANLRRIFPLIGKARAAQALSTAFGLSVDPDRLTSLCELIAPDFADFEFENIVEFMTGRRPSSCSDAIKQLKGTEECLAIVYEGVDAVNKVRDILGSTDPSKASSGTIRREFGTNIMVNAAHASDSAENAVREMAIIDIERDAQFEELIKAHYP from the coding sequence ATGGCGTGTGTGGCCGCCGGGAAACAGGGGTCATCGGCGGGATATTCCGGCACACAGCCAAGAAATGGGATGGATATGGCAAAAGAATTGGCGTTCGTGCTGATCAACCCGTATTCGATCCGCAAGTCGCGGACGGGGGGGATCATTGCGCGTTATCTCGTTCAGACCGATCTGAAGCTGGTCGGCGCCCGGATGTTTGGCGCCTCGCGGGAGCTGGCGGGCACGCTGGCCGACTATCTGGAGACCTATGATGCCGACGATCCGGATAAGTGCAAACTGCTCGCCGGATACGTCCGGAGCAATTACACGCCGGATTCCGTTCTGGGCCGATCCCACCGCAGTATGATGTTGCTGTTTGAAGGCGAGAACGCGGTCGCCAAGATTTATGAGATCACGGGGAGCCTGCGCCAGACGTGGGGAACCGGTCTGACGGTGCGCGACACCTTCGGCGACTTCGTGTGCGACGAGCAGACCGGGAAGATGCTCTATTTCGAACCGAGCGTCATCGTCGGCCCTAATGTGCGGGTTACGGGCGAGCTGCTTAAAATCTGGTGCCGTCAGTTTGAGTCCGAGGCCGGCATCGTCCGCGGCGCAAGCGACGTGCCCGAAGGGCCGGACGTGCATCGCACGCTGGTGCTGATCAAGCCGGAAAACTTCCGGCAGCCGTCGTTGCGCGCGGGCAACATCATGAGTCTCCTCTCCCGCGCGGGGCTGCGCATCGTGGCGGTCAAGAAGTTCGCCATGAGCGTGGCCCAGGCCGAGAAGTTCTACGAGCCGGTGCGGGCGAATCTGCGCCGCATTTTTCCCCTGATTGGCAAGGCGCGCGCCGCCCAGGCGCTGTCGACAGCATTCGGTCTCTCGGTCGATCCGGATCGGCTGACCTCGCTGTGCGAGCTGATCGCCCCCGATTTCGCCGATTTCGAGTTTGAGAACATCGTCGAGTTCATGACCGGTCGCAGACCCTCCTCATGCTCCGACGCGATCAAGCAGTTGAAGGGGACCGAGGAGTGCCTGGCCATCGTGTACGAGGGGGTGGATGCCGTCAACAAGGTCCGCGATATCCTCGGTTCGACCGATCCGAGCAAGGCCAGCAGCGGCACGATCCGCCGCGAATTCGGCACCAACATCATGGTCAACGCCGCGCACGCCTCCGATTCCGCCGAAAACGCCGTTCGCGAGATGGCCATCATTGACATCGAACGGGATGCCCAGTTTGAAGAGCTGATTAAGGCCCACTATCCGTGA
- a CDS encoding pyridoxal phosphate-dependent aminotransferase, with product MNSSILAIQPSATLAIAALAKQLAAQGRPVCDFAAGEPDFDTPTFIKDAAIVALREGKTKYTPVAGVPRLCEVIAAKLKRDNGLDYTPSQIVVSCGAKHSLALVFQTLLNPGDEVIIPAPYWLSYPEMVRIAGGVPVFVTATPAADFKITPADIERAATARTVALVINSPCNPTGTMYTPAELRAIGETAIRLGLTLISDEIYEKMVYDGHEQASMAAFSPALYAHTITVNGMSKAYSMTGWRLGYTAAPQPFIKAMNALQSHTASAPNTFAQWGGIAAVERGDDSIREMVAAFDARRRSMFALMSAIPGVVCPRPTGAFYVFPDISALGLDSITFARRLLESHNVAVVPGVAFGADACVRLSYACTQETIETGLARFRAFCASLT from the coding sequence CTGAATTCAAGCATTCTCGCCATCCAGCCCTCCGCCACCCTCGCCATCGCCGCGCTGGCCAAGCAGTTGGCCGCCCAGGGACGTCCTGTTTGCGACTTCGCGGCTGGCGAGCCCGACTTCGACACGCCCACGTTCATCAAGGATGCCGCTATCGTCGCGCTGCGCGAGGGGAAGACCAAATATACGCCGGTGGCCGGGGTGCCCAGGCTCTGCGAGGTGATCGCCGCCAAGTTGAAGCGAGACAACGGACTGGACTACACACCCTCGCAGATCGTCGTGAGTTGCGGGGCCAAGCATTCGCTGGCGCTGGTCTTCCAGACGCTCCTGAATCCGGGTGACGAGGTGATCATCCCCGCGCCCTACTGGCTGAGTTACCCCGAGATGGTCCGCATCGCGGGCGGCGTCCCGGTCTTTGTCACGGCCACGCCAGCGGCCGACTTCAAGATCACCCCGGCCGACATCGAGCGGGCTGCGACGGCGCGCACCGTTGCCCTCGTGATCAACAGTCCGTGCAATCCCACCGGCACGATGTACACCCCGGCGGAATTGCGCGCCATCGGCGAGACGGCGATCCGCCTCGGACTGACCCTCATTTCGGACGAGATCTACGAAAAAATGGTCTACGACGGCCATGAGCAGGCGAGCATGGCCGCCTTCTCTCCCGCACTGTACGCCCACACCATCACGGTCAACGGCATGAGCAAGGCCTACTCCATGACGGGCTGGCGTCTGGGCTACACCGCCGCGCCCCAGCCTTTCATCAAGGCCATGAACGCCCTGCAGAGCCACACGGCTTCGGCGCCCAACACCTTTGCCCAGTGGGGCGGCATTGCCGCAGTTGAGCGCGGCGACGACTCGATCCGCGAGATGGTGGCCGCGTTTGACGCTCGCCGTCGGAGCATGTTCGCCCTGATGTCCGCCATCCCCGGCGTCGTCTGCCCCCGGCCGACCGGCGCCTTCTACGTCTTCCCCGACATCTCAGCGCTTGGCTTGGATTCCATCACCTTCGCCCGCCGCCTGCTCGAATCGCACAACGTTGCCGTGGTGCCCGGCGTCGCCTTCGGGGCCGATGCGTGCGTCCGGCTCAGCTACGCCTGCACCCAGGAGACGATTGAGACAGGGCTGGCCCGTTTCCGGGCTTTCTGCGCGAGCCTCACCTAA
- a CDS encoding sugar phosphate isomerase/epimerase, whose amino-acid sequence MPRSAPATPSVTMCTSSRTRDTVSTRWRGSRTCSREASRLFCTSRGGGDDPMPDSPHTSLTFSLSTNWNSARHPTGEAMVDEILKLGFDAVELGYQLDEQQAEGVLRRVRQGGVAVSSVHAFCPAPPHVAGGHPELYLTASLDEDERVMAILLAGKTLEFAQQVGARAVILHAGRIRQGWWRRGLDSESLMRRVSDSGIDDPLFKKQTARALWARERRAGRHLQALRRSLDRLVPRFEQAGVTLCLENLPSWEAVPSDAEILQLTADYPASALAYWHDLGHGQIRQHFGWSPDHAAVAAHLLPITRGVHIHDVHGLADDHHVPGTGVIDFTRFAFYGTAAVIRVFEPLPGTPATALAAALAHLRQIWGGG is encoded by the coding sequence ATGCCGCGTTCTGCGCCCGCCACTCCATCCGTCACGATGTGCACATCGTCCCGCACGCGGGACACAGTTTCTACTCGCTGGCGTGGGAGTCGGACGTGCTCGCGCGAAGCGAGTCGTTTATTCTGCACGTCGCGCGGGGGGGGAGATGACCCAATGCCGGACTCCCCACACACATCCCTGACGTTCTCGCTTTCGACCAACTGGAACAGCGCGCGACATCCGACGGGCGAGGCGATGGTTGACGAGATCCTGAAGCTGGGATTTGACGCCGTCGAACTGGGCTACCAGTTGGACGAGCAGCAAGCCGAGGGCGTGTTGCGCCGGGTGAGGCAGGGTGGCGTTGCCGTGTCCAGCGTCCATGCCTTTTGTCCTGCGCCACCGCATGTCGCGGGAGGCCACCCCGAGCTGTACCTGACGGCATCTTTGGATGAAGATGAACGCGTCATGGCCATTCTGCTGGCCGGCAAGACCCTGGAGTTTGCCCAGCAGGTCGGCGCGCGGGCGGTCATCCTCCATGCCGGGCGCATTCGGCAGGGCTGGTGGCGCCGCGGACTCGATTCCGAAAGTCTCATGCGCCGTGTGTCGGATTCCGGAATTGACGACCCGCTTTTCAAGAAGCAGACGGCGCGCGCGCTCTGGGCACGCGAACGCCGGGCGGGCCGACACCTCCAGGCGCTGCGACGGTCGCTCGACCGCCTCGTCCCCCGTTTTGAGCAGGCCGGGGTGACGCTCTGCCTCGAGAATCTGCCCTCCTGGGAAGCGGTGCCGTCCGATGCCGAAATCCTGCAACTGACCGCCGACTATCCGGCGTCGGCCCTCGCGTACTGGCACGATTTGGGGCACGGGCAGATACGGCAACACTTTGGATGGAGCCCCGATCACGCGGCCGTCGCGGCGCATCTGCTGCCGATCACACGCGGCGTTCACATTCACGATGTGCACGGCCTCGCCGATGACCATCACGTGCCGGGTACGGGCGTCATTGATTTCACACGCTTCGCGTTTTATGGAACCGCCGCCGTGATCCGCGTCTTCGAACCGCTTCCCGGAACGCCCGCCACAGCCCTGGCTGCGGCGCTGGCGCACCTGCGTCAGATCTGGGGCGGCGGTTGA
- a CDS encoding alpha/beta fold hydrolase produces MIDPQPSARLPFQETSFLLETAPGALAAILHAPNAPLRTALFVPPLAEERKACHRILCDLARAWAAEGTAVLRFDYRGTGDSPGDFADFSVSDWLADAEAARAWLRDRYPQCEPVVLGIRFGAALASRLVAPCAARLLIEPVGGTDLLKQLLQRNQVNQMVAYGRAPVSRARIEAGWLQGTCADLDGYPFTPRLAADLAVLAPGTWTEAGCVVSTGADTRAAHAAHIGAPASERLALRLPAFWNTVGRVGIGPLSGALADALHRLVPAGVPRAAPGPLPESVGSGPITFASPSGTIRGWVDWPSPARPPVARLLLIHGWSGDRTGPHRMFVTFARRLAAAGVMALRIDLSGRGDSDGDADAASIEAMTADTRAAVAWMRQTCPDGGPMIITAICSGCKVAFCAAAEPGIDALTLWSPESMGSLRSAATGRRHTWRAIKTYAIKLTRRETWVKLTTGRIRADMVKKTLVHHETRSAAEATEEDRILQHFRRYPGRIRLIFGGSDPDAAGSAAAYAAFCARHSIRHDVHIVPHAGHSFYSLAWESDVLARSESFILHVARGGR; encoded by the coding sequence ATGATTGACCCGCAGCCATCAGCGAGGCTTCCGTTTCAGGAAACGTCGTTTCTTCTGGAAACCGCGCCGGGCGCGCTGGCCGCTATCCTGCATGCGCCGAACGCCCCGCTGCGGACGGCGCTGTTTGTTCCCCCGCTTGCCGAGGAGCGAAAAGCCTGTCACCGCATCCTGTGTGATCTGGCCCGCGCCTGGGCGGCCGAGGGCACGGCCGTTCTTCGTTTCGACTATCGCGGCACCGGGGATTCCCCCGGGGATTTTGCCGACTTCTCAGTGTCCGACTGGCTGGCCGACGCGGAGGCCGCTCGCGCCTGGCTCCGGGACCGGTATCCGCAGTGCGAACCCGTCGTGCTCGGCATCCGCTTCGGCGCCGCGTTGGCCTCCCGTCTCGTCGCGCCCTGCGCCGCGCGCCTGCTGATCGAGCCGGTCGGCGGCACAGACCTCCTGAAACAACTGCTCCAGCGGAATCAGGTGAATCAGATGGTCGCCTATGGCCGCGCACCCGTTTCTCGCGCCCGGATCGAGGCGGGTTGGTTGCAGGGCACCTGCGCCGATCTGGACGGCTATCCCTTCACCCCGCGCCTGGCCGCCGATCTCGCGGTGCTCGCGCCGGGCACGTGGACGGAAGCCGGTTGCGTGGTCTCCACCGGCGCTGACACCCGCGCGGCCCATGCCGCTCACATCGGCGCACCGGCATCTGAACGCCTCGCCTTGCGCCTCCCAGCCTTCTGGAATACGGTCGGACGCGTGGGTATCGGTCCGCTGAGCGGCGCGCTGGCCGACGCCCTCCATCGCCTCGTGCCCGCAGGCGTTCCCCGCGCTGCACCCGGTCCGCTTCCGGAGTCGGTTGGCAGCGGCCCGATCACGTTTGCGTCCCCTTCCGGTACGATCCGGGGCTGGGTGGACTGGCCGTCACCGGCCCGGCCGCCCGTGGCCCGCCTGCTCCTGATTCACGGCTGGTCGGGGGATCGCACCGGGCCGCACCGGATGTTTGTCACCTTCGCCCGGCGGCTGGCCGCGGCCGGCGTGATGGCGCTGCGCATTGACCTCTCCGGCCGGGGTGACAGCGACGGGGATGCCGACGCCGCGTCCATCGAGGCCATGACCGCCGACACGCGCGCCGCAGTCGCCTGGATGCGCCAGACCTGCCCGGACGGAGGCCCCATGATCATCACGGCGATTTGTTCCGGATGCAAGGTCGCCTTCTGCGCCGCCGCCGAGCCGGGCATTGACGCGCTCACGCTCTGGTCTCCCGAATCGATGGGTTCGCTCCGATCCGCCGCCACCGGTCGCCGCCACACCTGGCGCGCGATCAAGACCTATGCGATCAAGCTGACCCGGCGTGAAACCTGGGTCAAGCTCACCACCGGCCGCATCCGCGCCGATATGGTGAAGAAAACGCTGGTGCACCATGAGACCCGATCCGCCGCCGAGGCCACCGAGGAAGACCGCATCCTGCAACACTTTCGGCGCTATCCGGGCCGCATCCGCTTGATCTTCGGCGGCTCTGATCCAGACGCCGCCGGTTCCGCCGCCGCTTATGCCGCGTTCTGCGCCCGCCACTCCATCCGTCACGATGTGCACATCGTCCCGCACGCGGGACACAGTTTCTACTCGCTGGCGTGGGAGTCGGACGTGCTCGCGCGAAGCGAGTCGTTTATTCTGCACGTCGCGCGGGGGGGGAGATGA
- a CDS encoding ABC transporter ATP-binding protein: MNAEPHTPAIRLDAVTAGYHGEAVIREFSLSVAAGECVAILGPNGVGKSTLFRVITGLLQTRAGQVAIFDRPVRKIPAAERARLVATVPQELDTAMPFTAGELVMMGRTAALGRWIPPSHDDRRWVAEAMALTDTRHLKDRVFQEMSGGERQRVAVAMALAARPRIILLDEPTSHLDMNHRLEIVQMIEQINREQGMTILMIGHDLNLAAEYFSRLVLLHEGRIAADGPPEAVLTPDTLGAVYQCAVSIQRDPVADVLRVFPCRTAKGPTQR, encoded by the coding sequence ATGAACGCCGAACCGCACACCCCCGCCATCCGCCTCGACGCCGTCACAGCCGGTTACCACGGCGAGGCGGTCATCCGTGAGTTCTCCCTGAGCGTAGCCGCCGGTGAGTGCGTGGCTATCCTCGGTCCGAACGGCGTCGGCAAATCAACCCTGTTCCGGGTGATCACCGGGCTGCTGCAGACGCGCGCGGGCCAGGTTGCGATTTTTGACCGGCCGGTGCGGAAAATCCCGGCTGCGGAGCGGGCGCGCCTGGTCGCCACCGTGCCGCAGGAACTCGATACGGCCATGCCGTTCACCGCAGGCGAGTTGGTGATGATGGGGCGTACCGCCGCGCTGGGCCGCTGGATTCCGCCGTCGCACGACGACCGGCGCTGGGTCGCCGAGGCCATGGCGCTGACCGACACCCGCCACCTGAAGGACCGGGTTTTTCAGGAGATGAGCGGCGGGGAGCGCCAGCGGGTGGCTGTCGCCATGGCCCTGGCCGCCCGCCCCCGCATCATCCTGCTCGATGAACCCACCTCGCATCTCGATATGAATCACCGGCTCGAAATTGTCCAGATGATCGAGCAGATCAATCGCGAGCAGGGGATGACGATCCTCATGATTGGCCATGACCTCAACCTCGCCGCCGAATATTTTTCCCGCCTCGTGCTGCTCCATGAGGGCCGGATTGCCGCAGACGGTCCGCCCGAGGCCGTACTGACCCCCGACACGCTGGGCGCCGTCTACCAGTGCGCTGTGTCGATCCAACGCGATCCTGTGGCCGATGTCCTGCGCGTCTTCCCGTGCCGAACGGCGAAAGGACCCACCCAACGATGA